A single region of the Dunckerocampus dactyliophorus isolate RoL2022-P2 chromosome 3, RoL_Ddac_1.1, whole genome shotgun sequence genome encodes:
- the LOC129178071 gene encoding protocadherin-9 isoform X8, which yields MDLKDYYLLGALLACIWLDPSIAQELIYPIREELQENVLIGNIPRDLNISHTNAATGASANLVYRLVSKAGDNPLVRVLSSTGEIFTTSNRIDREKLCPGPSFEDSECSFEIEVVILPNDYFRLIKIKIIVRDTNDNAPMFPSPVINISIPENTLINSRFAIPSATDPDTGPNSVHKYELINGQSAFGLDIVETPEGEKWPQLIVQQNLDREQKDTYVMKIKVEDGGSPQKSSTAILQVTVTDVNDNRPVFKESQIEVHIPENSPIGTSVVQLQATDADVGANAEIRYVFGAQVSPATKRLFALNTTSGLITVQRPLDREETAIHKLSVVASDGSPSPARAIISINVTDVNDNPPNIDLRYIISPINGTVFLSEKDPINTKIALITVSDKDTDINGKVICFIEKDVPFHLKAVYDNQYLLETSALLDYEGTKEYNFKIVASDSGKPSLNQTALVRVRLEDENDNPPIFTQPVIELAVMENNKRDLFLTTLSATDEDSGKNAEIVYQLGPNASFFDLDRKTGVLTASRVFDREDQDRFLFTVTARDNGTPPLQTQAAVIVTVLDENDNNPKFTHNHFQFFVSENLPKYSTVGVITVTDSDAGENAAVSLSIPNDNENFILDPFSGVIKSNVSFDREQQSSYTFDVRAVDSGRPPCSSAAKVTINVIDVNDNTPVVIYPPSNTSFKLVPLSSIPGSVVAEVFAVDGDTGMNAELKYTIVSGNNKGLFRIDPVTGNITLEEKPAVSDLGLHRLVVNISDLGYPKSLHTLVLVFLYVNDTVGNYTLINDLIRRRMETPIDRNMSDSSETYQSGDYLTIMIAFVTGALVVIIVIFVTVLLRCRHTSRFKAAQRKKQGTEWMSPNTENKQNKKKKRKKRKSPKSSLLNFVTIEGNKPDDPAHEPINGTISLPTELEDQGIGRFDWNATPTTTFKPSSPDLARHYKSASPQSAFHLKADTPVSVKKHHVIQELPLDNTFVGGCDTLSKRSSTSSDHFSASECSSQGGFKTKGPMHTRQQGTLTRARTELNPEYLDLRPRAELNSEYWTPCTPLLTAPVKSYRGRQALRPLETEECSQA from the coding sequence ATGGATCTAAAAGACTATTACCTGTTGGGTGCTCTACTCGCCTGTATCTGGCTTGATCCATCAATAGCCCAAGAACTAATCTACCCCATCAGGGAGGAGCTGCAAGAAAATGTGCTCATTGGAAATATACCGAGGGACCTTAACATTTCTCATACAAATGCTGCCACTGGAGCAAGTGCTAATCTTGTGTACCGGCTCGTCTCCAAAGCAGGAGATAACCCTCTGGTCCGCGTTCTGAGCAGCACTGGTGAGATATTCACTACATCAAACCGAATAGACAGGGAGAAGTTATGCCCTGGTCCCTCCTTTGAGGACAGTGAGTGCTCCTTTGAAATTGAAGTGGTCATCCTGCCTAATGATTATTTCAGGCTTATTAAGATCAAGATAATCGTCAGAGACACAAATGATAATGCACCCATGTTTCCATCTCCTGTGATCAACATCTCCATCCCAGAGAACACTCTCATTAACAGCCGCTTCGCTATTCCTTCGGCCACTGACCCAGACACCGGGCCAAATAGTGTCCACAAATATGAGTTGATCAACGGGCAAAGTGCTTTTGGCTTAGACATAGTGGAAACACCTGAGGGGGAGAAGTGGCCCCAGCTCATTGTACAGCAGAATCTGGACAGAGAGCAGAAGGACACATATGTGATGAAGATTAAAGTGGAGGACGGTGGCAGCCCTCAGAAGTCCAGCACGGCCATCCTGCAAGTTACCGTAACGGATGTCAACGATAACAGGCCTGTGTTTAAGGAGAGTCAAATAGAGGTGCACATTCCAGAGAATTCCCCCATTGGCACATCTGTTGTGCAGCTTCAGGCCACAGATGCAGATGTGGGGGCGAACGCAGAGATTCGATATGTGTTTGGGGCTCAGGTGTCACCTGCTACAAAAAGGCTGTTTGCACTGAATACGACATCTGGCCTAATAACAGTGCAGAGGCCTTTGGACAGGGAAGAGACTGCAATCCATAAGCTTTCTGTTGTGGCTAGTGATGGCAGCCCGAGCCCCGCCAGAGCTATTATTTCAATAAATGTGACTGACGTTAATGACAATCCACCAAATATAGACCTGAGATACATAATCAGTCCCATTAATGGCACTGTTTTCCTCTCCGAGAAGGATCCCATTAATACCAAGATAGCTCTCATCACAGTGTCAGACAAAGACACTGACATCAACGGCAAGGTCATTTGTTTCATCGAGAAGGATGTGCCCTTCCATCTCAAAGCTGTATATGACAACCAGTATCTGTTGGAGACATCTGCCCTGCTTGACTATGAAGGGACCAAGGAATATAACTTTAAAATTGTGGCTTCTGATTCTGGGAAGCCAAGTTTGAATCAGACTGCCTTGGTGAGAGTGAGGCTGGAGGATGAGAACGACAACCCACCTATTTTCACTCAGCCCGTCATTGAGCTGGCTGTCATGGAAAACAACAAACGCGACCTGTTCCTTACCACGCTTAGTGCTACGGATGAGGACAGCGGAAAAAACGCAGAGATTGTTTATCAGCTGGGACCGAATGCATCCTTCTTTGATCTTGACCGCAAAACGGGGGTTCTGACTGCATCCAGAGTTTTTGACCGTGAGGATCAGGATCGATTCCTGTTCACTGTAACGGCAAGAGATAATGGAACGCCTCCTCTCCAGACACAGGCGGCAGTCATTGTAACTGTGCTGgatgaaaatgacaacaacCCCAAATTCACGCATAACCACTTTCAGTTTTTTGTCTCTGAGAATCTTCCTAAATACAGCACAGTTGGCGTGATAACTGTGACAGATTCCGATGCTGGAGAAAATGCTGCAGTTTCTCTTTCCATTCCAAATGACAATGAAAACTTCATACTGGATCCTTTCTCTGGTGTGATAAAGTCAAATGTGTCATTTGATAGAGAGCAACAGAGCTCCTACACTTTTGATGTTAGGGCTGTGGACAGCGGCAGACCACCTTGCTCTTCAGCTGCTAAGGTGACCATCAACGTCATTGATGTAAATGACAACACCCCGGTTGTCATTTACCCCCCCTCTAACACATCTTTTAAACTGGTCCCTCTGTCCTCTATCCCTGGCTCTGTGGTTGCAGAGGTCTTTGCAGTAGATGGCGATACAGGGATGAACGCTGAACTCAAATATACTATTGTGAGTGGCAACAACAAGGGTCTGTTCAGGATTGACCCCGTCACTGGAAATATCACCCTGGAGGAAAAGCCAGCAGTGAGTGACTTGGGCTTGCATAGATTAGTGGTCAACATCAGTGATTTAGGATACCCCAAGTCCCTTCATACTCTGGTGCTGGTATTCCTTTATGTCAATGATACTGTTGGCAACTACACACTCATCAATGATCTCATCCGACGTAGAATGGAAACACCAATTGACCGGAACATGAGCGACAGCAGTGAAACCTATCAAAGTGGGGACTATTTAACAATAATGATAGCCTTTGTGACTGGCGCCTTAGTGGTGATCATTGTCATATTTGTTACTGTCCTGTTGCGCTGCCGTCACACTTCCAGGTTTAAAGCTGCACAGAGGAAAAAACAGGGGACTGAGTGGATGTCACCAAATACAGAGAACAAGCAGAATAAGAAGAAAAAGCGCAAGAAAAGGAAATCTCCAAAGAGCTCTTTGCTCAACTTTGTGACCATTGAGGGGAACAAACCTGACGATCCTGCCCATGAGCCAATCAACGGAACCATCAGTCTGCCCACCGAATTGGAAGATCAAGGGATCGGACGCTTTGATTGGAATGCCACACCTACCACCACCTTCAAGCCCAGCAGCCCTGACCTGGCCCGACACTACAAATCTGCTTCACCGCAATCAGCTTTCCACCTCAAGGCTGATACACCCGTTTCAGTGAAGAAGCACCACGTGATTCAGGAGCTCCCACTGGATAACACATTCGTCGGGGGCTGTGACACCCTTTCCAAGAGGTCCTCCACAAGCTCAGACCACTTCAGTGCCTCAGAGTGCAGCTCCCAAGGAGGGTTCAAGACGAAGGGGCCCATGCACACCAGACAGCAG
- the LOC129178071 gene encoding protocadherin-9 isoform X9, which yields MDLKDYYLLGALLACIWLDPSIAQELIYPIREELQENVLIGNIPRDLNISHTNAATGASANLVYRLVSKAGDNPLVRVLSSTGEIFTTSNRIDREKLCPGPSFEDSECSFEIEVVILPNDYFRLIKIKIIVRDTNDNAPMFPSPVINISIPENTLINSRFAIPSATDPDTGPNSVHKYELINGQSAFGLDIVETPEGEKWPQLIVQQNLDREQKDTYVMKIKVEDGGSPQKSSTAILQVTVTDVNDNRPVFKESQIEVHIPENSPIGTSVVQLQATDADVGANAEIRYVFGAQVSPATKRLFALNTTSGLITVQRPLDREETAIHKLSVVASDGSPSPARAIISINVTDVNDNPPNIDLRYIISPINGTVFLSEKDPINTKIALITVSDKDTDINGKVICFIEKDVPFHLKAVYDNQYLLETSALLDYEGTKEYNFKIVASDSGKPSLNQTALVRVRLEDENDNPPIFTQPVIELAVMENNKRDLFLTTLSATDEDSGKNAEIVYQLGPNASFFDLDRKTGVLTASRVFDREDQDRFLFTVTARDNGTPPLQTQAAVIVTVLDENDNNPKFTHNHFQFFVSENLPKYSTVGVITVTDSDAGENAAVSLSIPNDNENFILDPFSGVIKSNVSFDREQQSSYTFDVRAVDSGRPPCSSAAKVTINVIDVNDNTPVVIYPPSNTSFKLVPLSSIPGSVVAEVFAVDGDTGMNAELKYTIVSGNNKGLFRIDPVTGNITLEEKPAVSDLGLHRLVVNISDLGYPKSLHTLVLVFLYVNDTVGNYTLINDLIRRRMETPIDRNMSDSSETYQSGDYLTIMIAFVTGALVVIIVIFVTVLLRCRHTSRFKAAQRKKQGTEWMSPNTENKQNKKKKRKKRKSPKSSLLNFVTIEGNKPDDPAHEPINGTISLPTELEDQGIGRFDWNATPTTTFKPSSPDLARHYKSASPQSAFHLKADTPVSVKKHHVIQELPLDNTFVGGCDTLSKRSSTSSDHFSASECSSQGGFKTKGPMHTRQQGTLTRARTELNPEYLDLRPRAELNSEYWTPCTPLTAHWDLVA from the coding sequence ATGGATCTAAAAGACTATTACCTGTTGGGTGCTCTACTCGCCTGTATCTGGCTTGATCCATCAATAGCCCAAGAACTAATCTACCCCATCAGGGAGGAGCTGCAAGAAAATGTGCTCATTGGAAATATACCGAGGGACCTTAACATTTCTCATACAAATGCTGCCACTGGAGCAAGTGCTAATCTTGTGTACCGGCTCGTCTCCAAAGCAGGAGATAACCCTCTGGTCCGCGTTCTGAGCAGCACTGGTGAGATATTCACTACATCAAACCGAATAGACAGGGAGAAGTTATGCCCTGGTCCCTCCTTTGAGGACAGTGAGTGCTCCTTTGAAATTGAAGTGGTCATCCTGCCTAATGATTATTTCAGGCTTATTAAGATCAAGATAATCGTCAGAGACACAAATGATAATGCACCCATGTTTCCATCTCCTGTGATCAACATCTCCATCCCAGAGAACACTCTCATTAACAGCCGCTTCGCTATTCCTTCGGCCACTGACCCAGACACCGGGCCAAATAGTGTCCACAAATATGAGTTGATCAACGGGCAAAGTGCTTTTGGCTTAGACATAGTGGAAACACCTGAGGGGGAGAAGTGGCCCCAGCTCATTGTACAGCAGAATCTGGACAGAGAGCAGAAGGACACATATGTGATGAAGATTAAAGTGGAGGACGGTGGCAGCCCTCAGAAGTCCAGCACGGCCATCCTGCAAGTTACCGTAACGGATGTCAACGATAACAGGCCTGTGTTTAAGGAGAGTCAAATAGAGGTGCACATTCCAGAGAATTCCCCCATTGGCACATCTGTTGTGCAGCTTCAGGCCACAGATGCAGATGTGGGGGCGAACGCAGAGATTCGATATGTGTTTGGGGCTCAGGTGTCACCTGCTACAAAAAGGCTGTTTGCACTGAATACGACATCTGGCCTAATAACAGTGCAGAGGCCTTTGGACAGGGAAGAGACTGCAATCCATAAGCTTTCTGTTGTGGCTAGTGATGGCAGCCCGAGCCCCGCCAGAGCTATTATTTCAATAAATGTGACTGACGTTAATGACAATCCACCAAATATAGACCTGAGATACATAATCAGTCCCATTAATGGCACTGTTTTCCTCTCCGAGAAGGATCCCATTAATACCAAGATAGCTCTCATCACAGTGTCAGACAAAGACACTGACATCAACGGCAAGGTCATTTGTTTCATCGAGAAGGATGTGCCCTTCCATCTCAAAGCTGTATATGACAACCAGTATCTGTTGGAGACATCTGCCCTGCTTGACTATGAAGGGACCAAGGAATATAACTTTAAAATTGTGGCTTCTGATTCTGGGAAGCCAAGTTTGAATCAGACTGCCTTGGTGAGAGTGAGGCTGGAGGATGAGAACGACAACCCACCTATTTTCACTCAGCCCGTCATTGAGCTGGCTGTCATGGAAAACAACAAACGCGACCTGTTCCTTACCACGCTTAGTGCTACGGATGAGGACAGCGGAAAAAACGCAGAGATTGTTTATCAGCTGGGACCGAATGCATCCTTCTTTGATCTTGACCGCAAAACGGGGGTTCTGACTGCATCCAGAGTTTTTGACCGTGAGGATCAGGATCGATTCCTGTTCACTGTAACGGCAAGAGATAATGGAACGCCTCCTCTCCAGACACAGGCGGCAGTCATTGTAACTGTGCTGgatgaaaatgacaacaacCCCAAATTCACGCATAACCACTTTCAGTTTTTTGTCTCTGAGAATCTTCCTAAATACAGCACAGTTGGCGTGATAACTGTGACAGATTCCGATGCTGGAGAAAATGCTGCAGTTTCTCTTTCCATTCCAAATGACAATGAAAACTTCATACTGGATCCTTTCTCTGGTGTGATAAAGTCAAATGTGTCATTTGATAGAGAGCAACAGAGCTCCTACACTTTTGATGTTAGGGCTGTGGACAGCGGCAGACCACCTTGCTCTTCAGCTGCTAAGGTGACCATCAACGTCATTGATGTAAATGACAACACCCCGGTTGTCATTTACCCCCCCTCTAACACATCTTTTAAACTGGTCCCTCTGTCCTCTATCCCTGGCTCTGTGGTTGCAGAGGTCTTTGCAGTAGATGGCGATACAGGGATGAACGCTGAACTCAAATATACTATTGTGAGTGGCAACAACAAGGGTCTGTTCAGGATTGACCCCGTCACTGGAAATATCACCCTGGAGGAAAAGCCAGCAGTGAGTGACTTGGGCTTGCATAGATTAGTGGTCAACATCAGTGATTTAGGATACCCCAAGTCCCTTCATACTCTGGTGCTGGTATTCCTTTATGTCAATGATACTGTTGGCAACTACACACTCATCAATGATCTCATCCGACGTAGAATGGAAACACCAATTGACCGGAACATGAGCGACAGCAGTGAAACCTATCAAAGTGGGGACTATTTAACAATAATGATAGCCTTTGTGACTGGCGCCTTAGTGGTGATCATTGTCATATTTGTTACTGTCCTGTTGCGCTGCCGTCACACTTCCAGGTTTAAAGCTGCACAGAGGAAAAAACAGGGGACTGAGTGGATGTCACCAAATACAGAGAACAAGCAGAATAAGAAGAAAAAGCGCAAGAAAAGGAAATCTCCAAAGAGCTCTTTGCTCAACTTTGTGACCATTGAGGGGAACAAACCTGACGATCCTGCCCATGAGCCAATCAACGGAACCATCAGTCTGCCCACCGAATTGGAAGATCAAGGGATCGGACGCTTTGATTGGAATGCCACACCTACCACCACCTTCAAGCCCAGCAGCCCTGACCTGGCCCGACACTACAAATCTGCTTCACCGCAATCAGCTTTCCACCTCAAGGCTGATACACCCGTTTCAGTGAAGAAGCACCACGTGATTCAGGAGCTCCCACTGGATAACACATTCGTCGGGGGCTGTGACACCCTTTCCAAGAGGTCCTCCACAAGCTCAGACCACTTCAGTGCCTCAGAGTGCAGCTCCCAAGGAGGGTTCAAGACGAAGGGGCCCATGCACACCAGACAGCAG